Proteins encoded in a region of the Neodiprion lecontei isolate iyNeoLeco1 chromosome 5, iyNeoLeco1.1, whole genome shotgun sequence genome:
- the LOC107219379 gene encoding uncharacterized protein LOC107219379 codes for MHFSSTFILFVGISCIAIVAIAEDVQQYSKLQTLPLEAGNPDVGEGQGLVRQKRTLFLKKKILGAGLLGFGIGALKGYKFGSSSAPEVHHVYVSPPAPPTKYVEYVEKPVYVEKPVYVERIVEKPVHVEYEPQWSEPAPTYGQW; via the exons ATGCATTTCTCAAGCACATTCATCCTTTTCGTGGGTATCTCTTGCATTGCCATCGTGGCAATCGCTGAGGATgttcaacaatattcgaaaCTGCAAACCTTACCTCTGGAAGCGGGGAACCCTGACGTAGGCGAAGGACAAGGACTCGTTAGACAGAAACGTAccctctttttgaaaaagaagatCCTTGGTGCTGGCCTCCTAGGATTTGGTATTGGAGCGCTTAAGGG ATACAAGTTCGGGTCCAGCAGCGCTCCCGAAGTTCATCACGTTTACGTTTCACCCCCGGCCCCCCCAACGAAATACGTCGAGTACGTAGAGAAGCCAGTTTACGTTGAGAAGCCAGTTTACGTTGAAAGAATCGTCGAAAAGCCTGTGCACGTAGAGTACGAGCCACAATGGTCCGAGCCAGCCCCAACTTACGG TCAATGGTGA